Proteins encoded together in one Camelina sativa cultivar DH55 chromosome 9, Cs, whole genome shotgun sequence window:
- the LOC104710034 gene encoding sulfhydryl oxidase 2 isoform X1, whose protein sequence is MSLVHLLLFFGLVIAASSSPGSRLILREIADQKDRAVELNTSNFDSVLKDTPAKYAVVEFFAHWCPACRNYKPHYEKVARLFNGPDAIHPGIVLMTRVDCALKTNTKLCDKFSVSHYPMLFWGPPTKFVSATWEPKKDKSEILVIDDGRTAERLLNWINKQIDSSYALDGQKFENEHALSNLTDYNQISQAVYDVEEATAEAFDIILVQKAIKSSETSASFIRFIQLLAAHHLSRRCRKGAAEILVNYDDLCPSGNCSYEKSGGKDTLGNFPICGKDVPRGYYMFCRGSKNDTRGFSCGLWVLMHSLSVRVEDGESHFAFTAICDFVNNFFMCDECRLHFNDMCLSVKTPFKKARDFVLWVWSTHNKVNERLMKDEASLGTGDPKFPKIIWPPKELCPLCYLSSNQKSIEWDHDHVYNFLKNYYGSKLVSLYKEKSVIGSKEETVPATEDLTVATSALVVPIGAALAIAIASCAFGALACYWRTQQKNRKPRRSWN, encoded by the exons ATGTCTTTGGTGCATCTGCTTTTGTTCTTCGGCCTTGTAATCGCGGCGTCTTCTTCCCCTGGCTCGCGCTTGATTCTCCGGGAAATCGCCGATCAAAAAGACAGAGCTGTTGAATTGAACACTTCCAACTTCGATTCAGTTCTTAAAGACACCCCCGCCAAGTATGCCGTCGTCGAATTCTTCGCTCACTG GTGTCCTGCCTGTAGAAACTACAAG CCTCATTACGAGAAAGTAGCAAGGCTCTTCAATGGACCAGACGCAATACATCCCGGAATCGTTTTGATGACCAGAGTTGATTGTGCATTGAAG ACGAATACCAAGCTCTGTGACAAGTTCTCTGTTTCTCATTATCCAATGCTCTTTTGGGGTCCTCCTACTAAGTTTGTCTCTGCCACTTGGGAACCTAAAAAGGATAAAAGCGAGATCCTTGTTATTGATGACGGCCGCACAGCTGAGCGTTTGCTCAACTGGATTAACAAGCAGATAGACAG TTCTTATGCCTTGGATGGTCAGAAATTCGAAAACGAACATGCCCTGTCGAATCTTACCGACTACAACCAG ATTTCTCAGGCTGTGTATGACGTTGAGGAAGCAACCGCAGAAGCTTTTGATATCATTTTAGTGCAGAAG GCCATTAAGTCATCTGAAACAAGTGCTTCATTTATAAGATTTATCCAGCTTCTAGCAGCACATCATCTTTCCAGGAG GTGTCGGAAAGGAGCTGCAGAAATTCTAGTTAACTATGATGATTTATGCCCTTCGGGAAATTGCTCTTACGAAAAATCTGGAGGGAAAGATACCTTGGGAAATTTCCCTATCTGTGGAAAGGATGTTCCACGTGGATACTAC ATGTTTTGCCGTGGCAGCAAGAACGATACTCGTGGATTCAG CTGTGGATTATGGGTTCTGATGCATTCACTTTCCGTGAGGGTTGAGGATGGAGAAAGTCATTTTGCATTCACGGCAATATGCGATTTCGTCAACAACTTCTTCATGTGTGATGAATGCCGCCTGCATTTCAACGACATGTGTTTGAG TGTCAAAACCCCTTTCAAAAAGGCACGTGATTTTGTCTTGTGGGTGTGGAGCACACATAACAAGGTCAACGAGAGGCTTATGAAAGACGAAGCTTCTCTTGGTACAGGTGACCCCAAGTTCCCCAAGATCATATGGCCACCAAAGGAGCTTTGCCCATTGTGTTATCTCTCAAGTAATCAGAAAAGCATAGAGTGGGACCACGACCATGTCTACAATTTTTTGAAGAACTACTATGGGTCTAAGCTCGTCTCCCTTTACAAGGAAAAGAGTGTCATCGGGAGCAAGGAAGAAACTGTTCCAGCCACTGAAGACTTGACAGTAGCCACCAGCGCTTTGGTTGTGCCGATTGGAGCTGCATTAGCAATAGCCATCGCCAGCTGTGCATTTGGGGCGCTTGCCTGTTACTGGAGGACACAGCAGAAGAATCGCAA GCCGAGGAGAAGCTGGAACTAA
- the LOC104710034 gene encoding sulfhydryl oxidase 2 isoform X2, with the protein MSLVHLLLFFGLVIAASSSPGSRLILREIADQKDRAVELNTSNFDSVLKDTPAKYAVVEFFAHWCPACRNYKPHYEKVARLFNGPDAIHPGIVLMTRVDCALKTNTKLCDKFSVSHYPMLFWGPPTKFVSATWEPKKDKSEILVIDDGRTAERLLNWINKQIDSSYALDGQKFENEHALSNLTDYNQAVYDVEEATAEAFDIILVQKAIKSSETSASFIRFIQLLAAHHLSRRCRKGAAEILVNYDDLCPSGNCSYEKSGGKDTLGNFPICGKDVPRGYYMFCRGSKNDTRGFSCGLWVLMHSLSVRVEDGESHFAFTAICDFVNNFFMCDECRLHFNDMCLSVKTPFKKARDFVLWVWSTHNKVNERLMKDEASLGTGDPKFPKIIWPPKELCPLCYLSSNQKSIEWDHDHVYNFLKNYYGSKLVSLYKEKSVIGSKEETVPATEDLTVATSALVVPIGAALAIAIASCAFGALACYWRTQQKNRKPRRSWN; encoded by the exons ATGTCTTTGGTGCATCTGCTTTTGTTCTTCGGCCTTGTAATCGCGGCGTCTTCTTCCCCTGGCTCGCGCTTGATTCTCCGGGAAATCGCCGATCAAAAAGACAGAGCTGTTGAATTGAACACTTCCAACTTCGATTCAGTTCTTAAAGACACCCCCGCCAAGTATGCCGTCGTCGAATTCTTCGCTCACTG GTGTCCTGCCTGTAGAAACTACAAG CCTCATTACGAGAAAGTAGCAAGGCTCTTCAATGGACCAGACGCAATACATCCCGGAATCGTTTTGATGACCAGAGTTGATTGTGCATTGAAG ACGAATACCAAGCTCTGTGACAAGTTCTCTGTTTCTCATTATCCAATGCTCTTTTGGGGTCCTCCTACTAAGTTTGTCTCTGCCACTTGGGAACCTAAAAAGGATAAAAGCGAGATCCTTGTTATTGATGACGGCCGCACAGCTGAGCGTTTGCTCAACTGGATTAACAAGCAGATAGACAG TTCTTATGCCTTGGATGGTCAGAAATTCGAAAACGAACATGCCCTGTCGAATCTTACCGACTACAACCAG GCTGTGTATGACGTTGAGGAAGCAACCGCAGAAGCTTTTGATATCATTTTAGTGCAGAAG GCCATTAAGTCATCTGAAACAAGTGCTTCATTTATAAGATTTATCCAGCTTCTAGCAGCACATCATCTTTCCAGGAG GTGTCGGAAAGGAGCTGCAGAAATTCTAGTTAACTATGATGATTTATGCCCTTCGGGAAATTGCTCTTACGAAAAATCTGGAGGGAAAGATACCTTGGGAAATTTCCCTATCTGTGGAAAGGATGTTCCACGTGGATACTAC ATGTTTTGCCGTGGCAGCAAGAACGATACTCGTGGATTCAG CTGTGGATTATGGGTTCTGATGCATTCACTTTCCGTGAGGGTTGAGGATGGAGAAAGTCATTTTGCATTCACGGCAATATGCGATTTCGTCAACAACTTCTTCATGTGTGATGAATGCCGCCTGCATTTCAACGACATGTGTTTGAG TGTCAAAACCCCTTTCAAAAAGGCACGTGATTTTGTCTTGTGGGTGTGGAGCACACATAACAAGGTCAACGAGAGGCTTATGAAAGACGAAGCTTCTCTTGGTACAGGTGACCCCAAGTTCCCCAAGATCATATGGCCACCAAAGGAGCTTTGCCCATTGTGTTATCTCTCAAGTAATCAGAAAAGCATAGAGTGGGACCACGACCATGTCTACAATTTTTTGAAGAACTACTATGGGTCTAAGCTCGTCTCCCTTTACAAGGAAAAGAGTGTCATCGGGAGCAAGGAAGAAACTGTTCCAGCCACTGAAGACTTGACAGTAGCCACCAGCGCTTTGGTTGTGCCGATTGGAGCTGCATTAGCAATAGCCATCGCCAGCTGTGCATTTGGGGCGCTTGCCTGTTACTGGAGGACACAGCAGAAGAATCGCAA GCCGAGGAGAAGCTGGAACTAA
- the LOC104710032 gene encoding uncharacterized protein LOC104710032 — translation MGDHFVLLVDRLITESTIEAAIQSRNRMLQANSPVEECTVLDEKTLEKLRNGDLSMAQCRICHDEDLDSNMETPCSCSGSLKYAHRRCVQRWCNEKGDTNCEICHQEFKPDYTAPPPLLELGHVPLHFRGNWGISQRDHRFITVVPADSTFIDQQYPLSSTTSFICCRSLVLIFMALLILRHTLPLVLTGSNLHVFPLFTLLFLRVLGIMLPIYVVTKAVATCRRHSQTLDTSYSEDSSDDETEPWRLPQTQSYIIGVR, via the exons ATGGGAGATCATTTCGTGCTGCTGGTGGATCGGTTGATAACAGAATCCACCATCGAGGCTGCCATTCAGAGCAGGAACCGTATGTTGCAAGCTAATTCACCCGTCGAGGAATGTACGGTCCTCGATGAGAAAACCCTTGAGAAGCTGCGTAACGGTGATTTGTCAATGGCGCAGTGCAGGATCTGTCACGACGAGGACTTGGATTCAAACATGGAGACTCCTTGCTCTTGCAGCGGCAGCTTGAAG TATGCGCATCGGAGGTGCGTGCAGAGATGGTGTAACGAGAAAGGTGATACAAACTGCGAGATTTGCCATCAG GAATTCAAGCCGGATTATACAGCACCGCCTCccttgctagagttgggtcatgtTCCTCTCCATTTCAGGGGAAACTGGGGAATATCTCAACGGGACCATCGTTTCATCACAGTTGTACCTGCTGATTCCACTTTTATCGACCAACAATATCCTCTTTCTTCCACCACAAGCTTCATATGCTGCCGTTCCCTTGTCCTCATT TTCATGGCTCTTCTCATTCTCCGACATACCCTCCCTCTAGTCCTCACCGGATCAAACCTCCATGTCTTCCCTTTGTTCACG TTGTTGTTTCTAAGAGTACTCGGAATCATGCTACCCATCTATGTCGTCACCAAAGCAGTCGCTACCTGCCGCCGCCATTCTCAGACCTTAGACACCTCTTACTCCGAAGATTCATCGGATGATGAAACAGAACCATGGCGCCTGCCTCAAACGCAATCTTACATTATAGGCGTGCGATGA
- the LOC104710035 gene encoding probable ribose-5-phosphate isomerase 2, with product MALAYDPLFISSSDKSLSAIDVVSPPHPMVLTQDELKRIAAYKAVEFVQSGMVLGLGTGSTAKHAVDRIGELLRHGKLDNIVGIPTSKKTQEQALSLGIPLSDLDAHPVIDLSIDGADEVDPYLNLVKGRGGSLLREKMIEGASKKFVVIVDESKMVKHIGGSKLALPVEVVPFCWKFTAEKLRNLLEGYGCEANLRLGEKGKPFVTDNGNYIVDMHLEEDMGDLGAVSDAILRLPGVVEHGMFLDMASTVIIAGELGVKIKHKHITTSS from the coding sequence ATGGCGCTTGCGTATGATCCTCTCTTCATTTCCTCCTCCGACAAATCTTTGTCCGCCATCGATGTTGTCTCGCCGCCACACCCCATGGTTTTAACCCAAGACGAGCTCAAACGTATCGCCGCTTACAAAGCCGTCGAATTCGTCCAATCCGGCATGGTCCTCGGCCTCGGTACCGGCTCCACCGCCAAACACGCCGTCGACCGCATCGGCGAGCTTCTCCGCCATGGCAAACTCGACAACATCGTCGGTATACCGACGTCTAAGAAGACCCAGGAGCAGGCTCTGTCTCTCGGCATCCCTCTCTCTGATCTCGACGCACACCCCGTCATTGATCTCTCCATCGACGGCGCCGACGAGGTCGACCCTTATCTCAACCTCGTCAAAGGCAGAGGAGGGTCTCTGCTTCGTGAGAAGATGATCGAAGGAGCTTCCAAGAAGTTCGTGGTGATCGTGGACGAGTCCAAGATGGTGAAGCACATTGGTGGGAGCAAGCTTGCTCTTCCGGTTGAGGTTGTGCCCTTCTGCTGGAAATTCACGGCGGAGAAGCTCCGGAATCTGCTGGAAGGGTACGGTTGTGAAGCCAATCTCAGATTGGGGGAGAAAGGTAAGCCCTTTGTGACGGACAATGGGAATTACATAGTGGATATGCACTTGGAGGAGGACATGGGTGATTTGGGAGCAGTGAGTGATGCCATTCTGAGGCTTCCTGGAGTTGTGGAGCATGGAATGTTTCTGGATATGGCTTCCACTGTTATCATTGCAGGTGAGCTTGGTGTTAAGATCAAGCACAAACACATCACGACCTCCTCTTGA
- the LOC104710036 gene encoding uncharacterized protein LOC104710036: MEATLLSSLASVSPLRFHPLVLSSSRRTTTSNKKMKMMSVSAGASSGKDHYYYGGGRLVDENMIVLRKRIHETKMVERNYEPPSHWMDWEKRFYSSYDSVICDSVGLLQSFLMNSRPTVAIATLLILLVSVPVSSTAIAFRLADLLQWLLAAATSASVA, from the coding sequence ATGGAGGCTACACTGCTTTCTTCGCTAGCTTCGGTTTCACCACTCCGTTTCCACCCATTGGTGTTATCATCATCACGGAGAACTACGACTTCcaataagaagatgaagatgatgagcgTCTCTGCTGGGGCGTCTTCAGGAAAAGACCATTACTACTACGGAGGAGGGAGGTTGGTGGACGAGAACATGATCGTTCTTAGGAAACGCATACACGAGACGAAGATGGTTGAGCGTAACTACGAGCCTCCTTCTCACTGGATGGATTGGGAGAAACGTTTCTACAGCAGCTACGACTCTGTTATCTGCGACTCCGTTGGTCTCCTTCAGAGCTTCCTCATGAACTCTCGCCCCACCGTAGCCATCGCAACGCTTCTCATCCTCCTCGTCAGCGTTCCCGTTTCCTCCACCGCCATCGCGTTTCGCCTTGCTGACCTCCTTCAGTGGCTTCTCGCCGCCGCTACATCTGCCAGCGTGGCCTGA